A stretch of the Thalassotalea euphylliae genome encodes the following:
- the fabG gene encoding 3-oxoacyl-ACP reductase FabG, which produces MFSLEGKIALVTGASRGIGKAIASQLKALGATVIGTATSEHGAEKISEYLGQGHGLVLNVTSDDSIAAMFETIKTEHGAIDILVNNAGITRDNLIMRMKADEWDDIIETNLSSVFKLSKAVLRPMMKNRCGRIINIGSVVGTMGNAGQVNYATAKAGLLGFTKSLAREVASRGITVNTVAPGFIDTDMTQTLTDEQKEGIFSQVPANRLGKPEEIASTVAFLASDAAAYITGETIHVNGGMYMV; this is translated from the coding sequence ATGTTTTCTTTAGAAGGTAAAATCGCACTTGTTACAGGCGCAAGTCGCGGTATTGGTAAAGCTATAGCAAGCCAACTTAAGGCGCTTGGCGCAACTGTTATTGGTACTGCTACATCAGAGCACGGTGCTGAAAAAATTAGTGAATACTTAGGCCAAGGGCATGGCTTAGTGTTAAATGTGACCAGTGATGATTCTATTGCGGCGATGTTTGAAACCATTAAAACAGAGCATGGCGCTATCGATATTTTAGTAAATAACGCTGGTATAACGCGCGATAACTTGATCATGCGCATGAAAGCAGATGAATGGGACGATATTATCGAGACTAATTTGTCATCTGTTTTTAAACTAAGTAAAGCTGTATTGCGCCCAATGATGAAGAATCGTTGTGGTCGCATAATCAATATTGGCTCTGTTGTTGGCACTATGGGTAATGCTGGCCAAGTCAACTATGCGACAGCTAAAGCAGGCTTGTTAGGTTTCACCAAGTCATTGGCTAGAGAAGTTGCCTCACGTGGAATTACGGTTAATACCGTCGCACCTGGCTTTATCGACACAGATATGACGCAAACGCTGACCGATGAACAAAAAGAAGGTATTTTTTCTCAAGTACCAGCGAATCGTTTAGGTAAGCCGGAAGAAATTGCTAGCACGGTTGCTTTTTTAGCGTCTGATGCAGCAGCTTACATTACCGGTGAAACGATTCACGTAAATGGTGGTATGTACATGGTCTAG
- the fabD gene encoding ACP S-malonyltransferase, with protein MQNTLAFVFPGQGSQAVGMLSDFADHEVVQSTFQEASAALGYDLWQLIAQGPAEQLNSTNFTQPALLTASVALWRVLKAESELAPAYLAGHSLGEYSALVCAGVLSLADAVTLVEKRGEFMQAAVPEGVGAMAAVIGLGDDAIVEACQQAAQDQVVSAVNFNSPGQVVIAGNSEAVVRASELCKEAGAKRVLPLPVSVPSHCALMKPAADELAKVLAEVTFNEPSIPVVNNVDVALENSAEAIKDALIRQLYSPVRWTETVEFLASQQVENLLEVGPGKVLQGLTKRINKALTCLAVNDNDTLAKAKSLY; from the coding sequence ATGCAAAATACTTTAGCGTTTGTTTTTCCTGGTCAGGGATCACAAGCGGTTGGCATGCTTAGCGATTTTGCCGACCATGAAGTTGTACAATCAACTTTTCAAGAAGCATCTGCAGCACTGGGCTATGATTTATGGCAATTAATTGCTCAGGGCCCAGCCGAACAGCTTAACTCAACCAACTTTACTCAGCCTGCGTTGCTAACAGCCAGCGTCGCGTTGTGGCGTGTGCTAAAAGCAGAAAGTGAATTGGCGCCTGCTTATCTTGCTGGCCACAGTTTAGGTGAATACTCTGCATTGGTATGTGCGGGTGTCTTGTCACTTGCAGATGCCGTAACACTCGTAGAAAAGCGTGGCGAATTTATGCAAGCTGCGGTACCTGAAGGTGTGGGGGCGATGGCTGCTGTTATTGGCTTAGGCGATGATGCAATAGTTGAAGCTTGTCAGCAAGCAGCGCAAGATCAAGTTGTTTCCGCCGTTAACTTTAACTCTCCTGGGCAAGTCGTGATTGCAGGTAACAGTGAAGCGGTTGTAAGAGCCTCTGAACTTTGTAAAGAGGCTGGTGCAAAGCGTGTTTTACCATTGCCTGTTAGTGTTCCATCACATTGCGCGCTGATGAAGCCTGCGGCTGACGAGCTAGCCAAGGTACTTGCTGAAGTCACTTTTAATGAACCTAGCATACCAGTGGTTAATAATGTTGATGTTGCGCTTGAAAATTCAGCTGAAGCCATCAAAGACGCCTTGATTCGCCAATTATACAGCCCAGTTCGTTGGACAGAAACGGTTGAGTTTTTGGCAAGCCAACAAGTAGAAAATTTATTAGAAGTGGGTCCAGGTAAAGTGTTACAGGGCTTAACGAAACGAATTAATAAAGCATTAACGTGTTTAGCGGTTAATGACAATGACACACTCGCAAAGGCTAAATCACTTTACTAA
- a CDS encoding beta-ketoacyl-ACP synthase III — protein sequence MYAKIVGTGSYFPSQVRTNEDLEKLVDTTDQWITERTGIKERRIASEDENVGFMGAEAAKAAIEMAGIDSADIDMIIVATTSSHADLPSAACYVQKHLNIPHIPAFDIAAACSGFVYGLSVADQYIKSGMAKRVLLIGSDVLSHLCDPTDRGTIILFGDGAGAVLLEASEQPGVMSTHIHADGNYGTLLGADSPKRGGLLTEEQAYLYMKGNEVFKCAVTKLSEIVTVTLAANNLDKSDIDWLVPHQANLRIIKATAKKLNMPMEQVVVTLDKYGNTSAATIPTALDEAIRDGRIQRGQTLLLEAFGSGFTWGSALIKY from the coding sequence ATGTATGCAAAAATTGTTGGCACAGGCAGCTACTTTCCTTCACAAGTTAGAACCAACGAAGATTTAGAAAAACTGGTAGATACCACAGATCAGTGGATCACAGAGCGCACTGGTATCAAAGAGCGCCGCATCGCCAGTGAAGACGAAAATGTCGGCTTTATGGGCGCTGAAGCCGCTAAAGCCGCGATTGAGATGGCGGGTATAGATTCTGCCGACATTGACATGATCATTGTCGCAACAACAAGCTCGCATGCCGATTTACCAAGTGCAGCTTGCTATGTGCAAAAACATCTTAATATTCCTCATATTCCTGCATTTGACATAGCAGCAGCATGCTCTGGCTTTGTTTATGGCTTAAGTGTCGCAGATCAATATATTAAGTCTGGCATGGCCAAACGCGTATTGCTGATTGGCTCAGATGTGCTGTCTCATTTATGTGATCCGACTGACCGAGGCACTATCATTTTATTTGGTGATGGTGCAGGTGCTGTTTTACTAGAAGCGTCAGAGCAACCGGGTGTAATGTCGACCCATATTCATGCTGATGGCAATTATGGCACCTTATTAGGTGCGGATTCCCCAAAACGCGGTGGTTTGTTAACCGAAGAGCAAGCATACCTGTACATGAAAGGTAATGAAGTCTTTAAATGTGCGGTGACAAAACTGAGTGAAATCGTTACCGTTACATTGGCTGCGAACAATCTAGATAAATCCGATATCGACTGGCTGGTGCCGCACCAAGCTAATTTACGAATTATTAAAGCAACTGCGAAAAAGCTTAATATGCCGATGGAACAAGTTGTTGTTACGTTGGACAAATACGGTAACACTTCGGCTGCAACAATCCCTACAGCACTTGACGAGGCCATTCGAGATGGTCGAATTCAGCGCGGTCAAACCTTATTATTAGAAGCCTTTGGTAGTGGTTTTACCTGGGGCTCAGCACTTATTAAATACTAA
- the plsX gene encoding phosphate acyltransferase PlsX, with protein MGGDKGPLVSIVAAIMAVEKLPYLSLILCGDQDTIQGHLRRQKALNHPQITIVHTTQVVTMGEKPLAAMRTKKDSSLRRAIDLVNEGKADACVSAGNTGALFATAHLILKTLPGVERPALISALPTQQPNQHVFMLDLGANVFCDANVLYQFGVMGAVMAEQVDGINKPRVALLNMGEEDIKGSDHIKLAAAQLAESPDINYVGFIEGNDIFNNKADVIVCDGFVGNVALKTCEGVANLVFEKVKEVFDKNVVTKILGQFLAPTLKKLFKTLNPDQYNGASLIGLRGIVVKSHGNANSKALFTAILEAVKEVERQVPQKIKNTLEQELLQGPK; from the coding sequence ATGGGGGGCGATAAAGGCCCCCTTGTTTCGATCGTAGCAGCAATTATGGCGGTCGAAAAACTTCCTTACTTATCTCTTATCCTATGCGGTGACCAAGACACCATTCAAGGTCATCTTAGACGCCAAAAAGCGTTAAACCACCCACAAATTACCATTGTTCATACCACGCAAGTGGTCACCATGGGCGAGAAGCCGCTCGCAGCAATGCGCACCAAAAAAGATTCGTCGCTGCGCAGAGCCATTGACCTTGTTAACGAGGGAAAAGCGGACGCGTGTGTCAGTGCGGGTAATACTGGCGCCTTGTTTGCTACTGCGCATTTGATCCTTAAAACCTTGCCAGGCGTTGAACGGCCAGCATTGATATCAGCCTTGCCGACACAGCAACCCAACCAACATGTATTTATGCTCGACCTTGGCGCCAACGTATTTTGTGATGCTAATGTCTTATACCAATTTGGTGTGATGGGCGCGGTGATGGCTGAGCAGGTTGACGGTATCAACAAACCCAGAGTTGCATTGCTTAATATGGGCGAAGAAGATATCAAGGGCAGTGATCATATTAAACTCGCGGCGGCACAACTTGCCGAGAGTCCCGATATCAATTATGTTGGTTTTATTGAAGGCAATGACATTTTCAATAACAAAGCCGATGTTATTGTGTGTGACGGCTTTGTCGGTAATGTTGCGTTAAAAACCTGTGAAGGGGTAGCCAATTTAGTCTTTGAAAAAGTCAAAGAAGTGTTTGATAAGAACGTTGTGACCAAAATATTAGGGCAGTTTTTGGCCCCAACGTTAAAAAAACTGTTTAAAACCTTGAACCCCGACCAGTACAACGGGGCAAGTCTGATAGGATTGCGGGGCATTGTCGTCAAAAGCCACGGTAATGCTAATTCAAAAGCACTTTTTACCGCCATATTAGAAGCAGTAAAAGAAGTAGAAAGGCAAGTTCCTCAGAAAATTAAAAACACGTTGGAACAAGAATTATTACAAGGCCCTAAATAA
- the rpmF gene encoding 50S ribosomal protein L32 yields MAVQKSKKSRSRRGMRRSHDALTAENLSVDPVSGETHRRHHVTADGFYKGVKVIAK; encoded by the coding sequence ATGGCAGTTCAAAAGAGCAAAAAGTCTCGTTCAAGACGTGGCATGCGCCGTTCACACGACGCTTTAACCGCAGAAAACTTATCAGTAGATCCAGTATCTGGTGAAACTCACCGTCGTCACCACGTGACAGCTGACGGTTTCTACAAAGGTGTTAAAGTTATCGCTAAATAG
- the yceD gene encoding 23S rRNA accumulation protein YceD — protein MQNLKLPVTIDPYKSAQRRLECDGIFQLAEMNRLLDSCESTTEQIEVSFQFDVDELGLIVISGKGSASVGLICQRCNDEFAHTLEIDFQFSPVKNAEGAADLPSYYDAIELDENGEVNLRELVEDELLLAIPLIPRHELDDCKGEADTTWGELPEELDKPNPFDVLKQLK, from the coding sequence ATGCAGAACCTTAAGCTACCAGTAACGATAGATCCTTACAAAAGCGCTCAACGAAGACTTGAGTGTGACGGGATATTTCAGTTAGCGGAAATGAACCGATTACTCGACTCGTGTGAAAGCACAACCGAGCAAATCGAAGTTAGTTTTCAATTTGATGTGGATGAACTTGGCCTAATAGTAATATCAGGTAAGGGCTCGGCATCAGTAGGGCTGATATGCCAACGTTGTAATGACGAATTTGCGCATACTCTGGAAATTGATTTCCAGTTTAGCCCGGTTAAAAATGCAGAAGGTGCTGCAGATTTGCCGTCATATTATGACGCAATAGAATTAGATGAAAATGGTGAAGTTAACTTGCGAGAGTTAGTGGAAGACGAGTTATTACTTGCGATTCCATTAATTCCACGGCATGAACTCGATGATTGTAAAGGTGAAGCCGATACAACATGGGGCGAACTGCCTGAAGAGCTTGATAAGCCAAATCCATTTGACGTATTGAAACAACTCAAGTAG
- a CDS encoding Maf family protein — MRNIVLGSTSIYRKALLEKLNLPFECIKPNVDETPLENESPEALVARLAQAKAKAAGTNLNNALVIGSDQVAVHQGKILGKPHTVENAIQQLTGFSGQSVTFLTGLSIVDTQSGQTQTIVEPFIVHFRELTHEAIANYVHAEMPLNCAGSFKSEGLGICLFEKLEGDDPNSLIGLPLIKLTKLLQHFGVDVLNQQSSNKPC; from the coding sequence ATGAGAAATATCGTTCTAGGCTCTACTTCTATTTACCGAAAAGCCTTACTTGAAAAGCTCAACCTTCCCTTTGAGTGTATTAAGCCCAACGTTGATGAAACACCTTTAGAAAACGAGTCCCCCGAAGCCCTAGTTGCTCGCTTAGCACAAGCTAAAGCAAAAGCCGCTGGCACCAATTTGAACAATGCATTAGTGATTGGCTCAGATCAAGTTGCTGTTCACCAAGGAAAAATTCTTGGCAAACCTCACACCGTAGAAAATGCTATACAACAATTGACTGGTTTTAGTGGGCAATCTGTGACTTTTTTAACTGGGCTTAGCATTGTTGACACTCAATCAGGGCAAACACAAACAATTGTTGAACCTTTTATTGTACACTTTAGAGAGCTAACTCATGAAGCAATAGCAAACTATGTACATGCTGAAATGCCGCTTAATTGTGCGGGCAGCTTTAAAAGCGAGGGATTAGGGATCTGTTTATTTGAAAAGCTCGAAGGCGATGACCCTAATAGTCTAATCGGCTTGCCGCTAATTAAACTCACTAAGTTATTACAGCACTTTGGCGTTGATGTGCTAAATCAGCAATCAAGTAATAAACCATGTTAA
- a CDS encoding HAD family hydrolase: protein MDNYKLYIFDWDGTLMDSIARIVTSIQIAAERLSLAPPSDDDAKSIIGLSLVPALQKLFPDLEAHTVNEMIAAYKAQYSTTEVASPLFEHVKEMLSLLRTQNKLVAVATGKARQGLNHMLDETQLHQHFDMTICADESVSKPAPDMIHQLLEKLNVKPEEAVMIGDSRHDLNMANNAGVASIGITLGADKRESLDACQPNAIVDSILELKALVTGH from the coding sequence ATGGATAATTACAAGCTTTATATCTTTGATTGGGATGGCACCTTAATGGACTCCATTGCCCGAATTGTTACTTCTATTCAAATTGCCGCAGAGCGCTTATCTTTAGCACCACCAAGTGATGATGATGCAAAGAGTATTATTGGCCTGAGTTTAGTACCTGCTTTACAAAAGCTCTTTCCCGATCTTGAAGCACATACTGTGAATGAGATGATTGCTGCTTATAAAGCGCAATATTCAACGACTGAAGTTGCCTCGCCTTTATTTGAGCATGTCAAAGAAATGCTGAGCTTGTTAAGAACACAAAACAAGTTAGTGGCAGTGGCAACAGGTAAGGCACGGCAGGGGTTAAATCATATGTTGGATGAAACTCAGCTCCATCAACACTTTGATATGACTATTTGTGCAGATGAGTCTGTTTCAAAGCCAGCGCCAGATATGATTCATCAGCTATTAGAAAAATTAAATGTTAAACCGGAAGAGGCCGTGATGATAGGGGACTCACGTCACGATCTGAACATGGCAAATAACGCGGGTGTGGCCAGCATTGGTATTACCTTAGGAGCTGATAAGCGAGAGTCTCTCGATGCTTGCCAGCCAAATGCCATTGTCGATTCCATATTGGAGCTTAAAGCGCTAGTGACAGGGCACTAG
- the rluC gene encoding 23S rRNA pseudouridine(955/2504/2580) synthase RluC gives MNEENKPKVRFFTVEADDAGQRIDNYLLKTLKGVPKSMIYRLLRKGEIRVNKKRTKPEYKLQDEDIIRVAPIRVSEKSAPVSTQLNVVANLESQILYEDEVLLVINKPSGMAVHGGSGVNFGVIEALRALRPQAKMLELVHRLDRDTSGCLVVAKKRSALRNLHEQLRKKNVQKFYHALVKGRWSPKLTKVTEGLRKNDLKSGERVVIVDNINGKESETRYKVIQHYDGATLVRAFPVTGRTHQIRVHCQTKGHPIACDPKYGHEDFDGAMKAAGLNRLFLHAASIEFTHPRTEKRLKVEAPLDNALAKALKNLKTSQSK, from the coding sequence ATGAACGAAGAGAACAAACCTAAAGTACGATTTTTTACCGTTGAAGCGGATGACGCTGGTCAGAGAATCGACAACTATTTATTGAAAACCCTTAAAGGTGTGCCGAAAAGTATGATTTATCGGTTACTCCGCAAAGGGGAAATTCGCGTTAACAAAAAACGCACTAAACCAGAGTATAAACTGCAAGATGAAGACATTATTCGCGTGGCGCCTATTCGCGTCTCAGAAAAGTCTGCGCCAGTCTCTACTCAGCTTAATGTCGTTGCTAACTTAGAGTCACAAATTCTATACGAAGATGAAGTGCTGCTAGTTATTAACAAACCATCAGGTATGGCAGTACATGGTGGTAGTGGCGTTAACTTTGGCGTAATTGAGGCATTGCGAGCCCTTAGGCCACAAGCCAAAATGTTGGAGCTAGTGCATCGTCTAGACCGTGACACCTCGGGCTGTTTAGTGGTGGCAAAGAAACGCTCCGCTTTGCGTAATTTGCACGAACAACTACGTAAGAAGAATGTTCAGAAGTTTTATCATGCTTTGGTAAAAGGTCGTTGGTCACCGAAACTAACTAAAGTGACGGAAGGCCTACGCAAAAATGACCTTAAGTCAGGCGAGCGAGTGGTGATTGTTGACAACATTAATGGCAAAGAATCGGAAACTCGCTATAAAGTGATTCAGCATTATGATGGTGCTACCTTAGTTCGCGCTTTTCCAGTAACAGGGCGAACGCATCAAATTCGTGTGCATTGCCAAACGAAAGGGCACCCCATTGCTTGTGACCCGAAATATGGACATGAAGATTTTGATGGTGCAATGAAAGCAGCTGGCCTTAACCGTTTGTTTTTACATGCGGCAAGTATTGAGTTTACCCACCCGCGCACCGAGAAACGTTTAAAGGTTGAGGCACCGCTGGACAATGCCTTAGCCAAAGCACTTAAAAACCTTAAAACAAGCCAATCTAAATAG
- the rne gene encoding ribonuclease E, producing the protein MKRMLINATQSEELRVALVDGQRLYDLDIESPGHEQKKANIYKAKITRIEPSLEAAFVDYGAERHGFLPMKEIAREYFPEGYKFQGRPNIKDVLTEGQEVIVQVDKEERGQKGAALTTFISLAGSYLVLMPNNPRAGGISRRIEGDERTELKAALSKLDLPKGMGLIVRTAGVGKDYEELSWDLDILRHHWNTIEEAAASRPAPFLIHQESGLIQRAIRDYLRRDIGEVIVDRPKIFERVKQHIELVRPDFASKIKLYTNDVPLFTHYQIETQIESAFQREVRLPSGGSIVIDPTEAMISIDINSARATKGGDIEETAFNTNLEAAEEIARQLRLRDAGGLVVIDFIDMTPTRHQREVENRLRDAVQQDRARIQLGRISRFGLMEMSRQRLRPSIGETSQNVCPRCNGTGQVRGIESLALSILRLMEEEAIKENTAHVQAQVPVPVATYLLNEKRRSVMHIEKHHGVKVLIIPNPNMHTPQYEVLRVREDETIDEASYNVKTKPAEVEEAVMPKFNKEAAKKDEPVIQGMSAPKRAPAPAPANNKPQASNKPAEKKGLFASFVNWLGGLFSEEEEEQKEAPKAKPRGRRDDRGGRDNQRNRKGRNANQRRNNRQSAKDRDENKDVREAKDTRNNKPKKPRKPEQDKAAQKPKEEKVAERRQRRNNRKKVRVADENAVQRETDVSVAKAEERNSDAKPSRQAKPKKAEHKKAEHKSVERKSADESTVSESAQHESSQQETKPKQSKPQRKRNKPHAEKTDNAASVEQLTETHTSEVPATEAVEGDKPERTRNRRSPRHLRSHGQRRRRSAEDTNAEKNAAGDNSAVAASDIANTEVNDAQTTSTQTDRVQVESIQQPVNEQAVAEITEDPVEARYPEVTQQTEAAIVAEPKAEVQQELPGLDSGLDSRLGNEQQAQAIAEQPTAADIEVKAPVVKDAVVQAVEEEAVAETSTDVEQEAPVTAEKPVKVAAKAKTAKPNKVSQSFKGKASSPMAKPITVDTVNSIPSAAMPIEQRLIVQKSEQQAIRALVVNTSQSGPAKP; encoded by the coding sequence ATGAAACGTATGTTAATTAACGCTACACAGTCTGAAGAGTTACGTGTAGCCTTGGTCGACGGGCAACGCCTTTACGATTTAGATATCGAAAGCCCTGGCCATGAGCAGAAAAAGGCAAATATCTACAAAGCGAAAATTACTCGCATCGAACCCTCACTAGAAGCTGCTTTCGTTGACTATGGCGCCGAGCGTCATGGTTTCCTACCAATGAAAGAAATTGCCCGCGAATACTTCCCTGAAGGCTACAAATTCCAAGGCCGTCCTAACATTAAAGACGTGTTAACTGAAGGCCAAGAAGTAATCGTTCAGGTAGATAAAGAAGAGCGCGGTCAAAAAGGTGCTGCGCTTACTACCTTTATCAGCCTAGCGGGTAGCTACTTGGTACTAATGCCGAACAACCCACGTGCCGGTGGTATTTCGCGCCGTATTGAAGGTGACGAGCGCACTGAACTTAAAGCGGCACTTAGCAAACTAGACCTACCTAAGGGCATGGGCTTAATTGTTCGTACCGCTGGTGTGGGTAAAGACTACGAAGAGTTGTCTTGGGATTTAGACATCCTTCGTCACCACTGGAACACCATTGAAGAAGCTGCGGCAAGCCGCCCTGCTCCATTTTTGATTCACCAAGAAAGTGGCCTAATCCAGCGCGCTATTCGCGATTATTTACGTCGTGATATTGGTGAAGTCATCGTTGACCGCCCGAAAATTTTTGAGCGTGTTAAACAGCATATCGAATTAGTTCGTCCTGACTTTGCCAGCAAAATTAAGCTATACACTAACGACGTTCCGCTATTCACCCACTACCAAATTGAAACGCAAATTGAATCTGCGTTCCAACGTGAGGTGCGTTTGCCGTCAGGTGGCTCGATCGTTATCGACCCAACTGAGGCGATGATCTCTATTGATATCAACTCAGCACGTGCAACAAAGGGTGGCGATATTGAAGAAACGGCTTTCAATACCAACCTAGAGGCAGCAGAAGAAATCGCTCGCCAATTACGCTTGCGTGACGCTGGTGGCCTTGTGGTTATTGATTTTATTGATATGACGCCAACACGCCATCAACGCGAAGTGGAAAATCGTTTACGAGACGCTGTTCAACAAGACAGAGCGCGCATTCAGCTAGGTCGTATTTCACGCTTTGGCTTGATGGAAATGTCACGTCAGCGTTTACGTCCATCGATTGGTGAAACTAGTCAAAATGTTTGTCCACGATGTAACGGCACTGGCCAAGTACGTGGTATTGAATCACTAGCGTTATCAATTCTTCGTTTAATGGAAGAAGAAGCCATCAAAGAAAACACTGCGCATGTGCAAGCACAAGTACCTGTGCCAGTGGCAACTTACTTATTAAATGAAAAACGTCGCTCGGTAATGCACATTGAAAAGCATCACGGCGTAAAAGTATTGATCATTCCGAATCCGAACATGCATACACCACAATATGAAGTATTGCGCGTTCGTGAAGACGAAACTATTGATGAAGCAAGCTACAACGTTAAGACAAAGCCTGCTGAAGTTGAAGAAGCTGTAATGCCAAAATTCAACAAAGAAGCAGCGAAAAAAGACGAGCCGGTTATTCAAGGGATGTCTGCTCCTAAGCGAGCACCTGCGCCTGCCCCAGCAAACAACAAGCCACAAGCGAGCAACAAACCTGCAGAGAAAAAAGGTTTATTTGCTTCTTTTGTTAACTGGTTAGGTGGTTTGTTCTCTGAAGAAGAGGAAGAGCAAAAAGAAGCGCCGAAAGCTAAACCAAGAGGTCGTCGTGACGACAGAGGCGGCCGTGATAATCAGCGTAACCGTAAAGGTCGCAACGCAAACCAGCGTCGCAACAATCGTCAGTCAGCTAAAGACAGAGACGAAAACAAAGACGTTAGAGAAGCAAAAGACACGCGCAATAACAAACCGAAAAAGCCACGTAAGCCAGAGCAAGATAAAGCTGCGCAAAAGCCTAAGGAAGAGAAAGTTGCAGAGCGCAGACAGAGACGTAACAATCGCAAGAAAGTGCGTGTGGCTGATGAAAATGCAGTTCAAAGAGAAACTGACGTTTCAGTAGCAAAAGCTGAAGAACGCAATTCAGACGCTAAACCATCAAGACAAGCGAAACCGAAGAAGGCTGAACATAAAAAGGCTGAGCACAAATCGGTTGAACGTAAGTCAGCAGATGAAAGCACTGTTTCAGAGAGCGCTCAACACGAAAGCTCTCAACAGGAAACCAAACCTAAGCAGTCAAAACCGCAAAGAAAGCGTAACAAACCGCATGCGGAAAAAACTGACAATGCAGCATCTGTTGAACAGCTAACGGAAACGCATACGAGTGAAGTCCCAGCGACTGAGGCAGTAGAAGGCGATAAGCCAGAGCGTACACGCAACCGTCGTTCACCGAGACACTTACGCTCTCATGGTCAGCGCCGCCGCCGCTCAGCGGAAGACACAAATGCCGAAAAAAATGCAGCAGGTGATAATTCAGCAGTTGCTGCGTCAGATATCGCTAACACTGAAGTCAATGATGCTCAGACAACCAGCACTCAAACTGACAGGGTGCAAGTTGAAAGCATTCAGCAACCTGTTAACGAACAAGCTGTTGCTGAGATTACTGAAGATCCAGTAGAAGCACGCTACCCTGAAGTTACTCAGCAAACTGAAGCTGCTATTGTCGCCGAGCCAAAGGCAGAAGTTCAACAAGAGCTGCCTGGCTTAGATTCAGGTTTAGACTCTCGCTTAGGCAACGAACAGCAAGCTCAAGCTATTGCTGAACAACCTACGGCCGCTGATATAGAAGTTAAAGCACCTGTAGTAAAAGACGCAGTGGTGCAAGCTGTTGAGGAAGAGGCTGTGGCAGAAACATCTACAGATGTCGAACAAGAAGCCCCAGTTACTGCTGAAAAACCAGTAAAAGTAGCTGCTAAAGCTAAAACGGCTAAACCTAATAAAGTGTCACAATCGTTTAAAGGTAAAGCAAGTTCGCCTATGGCAAAACCTATCACTGTTGATACGGTGAACTCGATTCCGTCGGCTGCAATGCCAATTGAACAGCGATTGATTGTTCAGAAGTCTGAACAGCAAGCAATTAGAGCGCTAGTGGTTAATACAAGCCAATCAGGGCCAGCAAAGCCCTAA
- a CDS encoding ComEA family DNA-binding protein: MKNIIFAAIVASLTLFSHSSLANNVPEISATNTQVVIQELIDVNQATMEQLVLLKGIGKKKAQAIIDYRLENGNFISIDDLTNVKGIGERFIENNRHLLKI; this comes from the coding sequence ATGAAAAACATTATCTTCGCTGCGATAGTAGCGTCCCTTACTCTTTTTTCACATTCATCATTGGCGAACAACGTGCCTGAAATAAGTGCTACCAACACTCAGGTGGTTATTCAGGAGCTAATAGATGTCAATCAGGCAACGATGGAACAACTTGTGCTGCTAAAAGGAATCGGCAAGAAAAAAGCGCAGGCAATCATCGACTATCGTCTGGAAAATGGCAACTTCATTAGCATTGATGATTTAACAAACGTAAAGGGAATAGGGGAGCGTTTTATTGAAAATAATCGGCACTTACTCAAGATATAA
- the pyrF gene encoding orotidine-5'-phosphate decarboxylase: MTDAKVVVALDFDNQADALAFVDKIQPGDCRLKVGKEMFTYFGPEFVRELVKRGFDVFLDLKFHDIPNTVAKAVTAAAELGVWMVNVHASGGTKMMEKAKEALLPYGDKAPLLIAVTVLTSMGQDDLAGISIEKSPAEHVNSLATLTQNAGLDGVVCSAWEAESLKDTFGDDFKLVTPGIRPAGSSTDDQKRIMTPEQAVAVGVDYLVIGRPITKSDNPHQVLREINQSLSS; encoded by the coding sequence ATGACTGATGCAAAAGTAGTTGTTGCTTTAGATTTTGATAACCAAGCAGACGCGCTAGCCTTTGTAGATAAGATACAGCCAGGTGATTGTCGCCTTAAGGTAGGCAAAGAGATGTTTACTTACTTTGGCCCTGAGTTTGTGCGCGAGCTCGTTAAACGTGGCTTTGATGTATTTTTAGATCTGAAATTTCATGACATTCCAAACACAGTGGCAAAAGCAGTTACTGCCGCTGCAGAATTAGGTGTATGGATGGTAAATGTACATGCCTCTGGTGGTACAAAAATGATGGAAAAAGCAAAAGAAGCGTTACTACCTTATGGTGATAAAGCACCGCTTTTGATTGCAGTGACTGTACTAACAAGCATGGGCCAAGACGATCTTGCGGGTATTAGTATTGAAAAATCGCCTGCTGAGCATGTTAACAGTCTAGCTACACTGACACAAAATGCTGGCCTAGATGGTGTGGTATGTTCTGCATGGGAAGCCGAATCACTAAAAGATACTTTTGGCGATGATTTTAAACTGGTAACTCCAGGTATTCGACCAGCAGGTAGCAGTACGGATGATCAAAAACGTATCATGACACCTGAGCAGGCCGTAGCTGTTGGTGTAGATTACTTAGTAATTGGCCGTCCAATCACAAAATCAGATAACCCTCACCAAGTATTGCGAGAGATCAATCAGTCACTTAGCAGCTAA